From a region of the Enterobacter sp. JBIWA008 genome:
- a CDS encoding iron ABC transporter permease encodes MSRRIALSLWMLTAILTIMTLAATGVGALHLPISLLWNGTDEALRQIWLTIRLPRVLLALAIGGSLALAGCVMQGLFRNPLADPGLLGISSGAALAVALWVVLPLSLPALMMLYAPMLAAFLGALAATFVIFLLSRQRDASLSRLLLVGIAINALCGAAVGVLSWLSNDAQLRQLSLWGMGSLGQAQWSTLVAVTSLMVPAALVIWRLAGALNLLQLGDEEAHYLGVEVAVVQRILLLCSALLVAAAVAVSGVIGFVGLVVPHLMRMWLGADHRVAIPGSVLAGALLLLVADTLARSLVAPAEMPVGLLTSLLGAPWFLWLIFHRGGAHG; translated from the coding sequence ATGTCCCGGCGGATAGCCTTATCGTTATGGATGCTGACCGCGATCCTGACCATCATGACGCTCGCAGCGACCGGGGTTGGGGCATTACATCTGCCGATCAGCCTGCTGTGGAACGGCACCGACGAGGCGCTGCGCCAAATCTGGCTGACGATCCGCCTGCCTCGCGTGCTGCTGGCGCTGGCGATCGGCGGTTCACTGGCGCTGGCGGGCTGCGTGATGCAGGGGCTATTTCGAAATCCGCTGGCGGACCCGGGACTGCTCGGCATCAGCAGCGGCGCGGCACTTGCCGTTGCGCTGTGGGTGGTGCTTCCGCTCTCGCTGCCTGCACTAATGATGCTGTACGCCCCGATGCTGGCGGCGTTTCTCGGCGCGCTGGCCGCCACCTTCGTGATTTTCCTGCTTAGCCGCCAGCGTGACGCTTCCCTGTCGCGCCTGCTGCTGGTAGGAATTGCCATTAACGCCCTGTGCGGCGCGGCAGTCGGGGTGCTGTCATGGCTCAGCAATGATGCCCAGCTTCGTCAGCTTTCGCTCTGGGGAATGGGCAGCCTCGGCCAGGCGCAGTGGTCAACGCTGGTGGCCGTCACGTCGCTGATGGTCCCCGCCGCGCTGGTTATCTGGCGTCTGGCTGGCGCCCTCAACCTGCTGCAGCTGGGCGACGAAGAGGCGCATTACCTCGGCGTGGAGGTTGCCGTCGTTCAGCGGATCCTGCTGTTGTGCAGTGCCCTGCTGGTAGCTGCCGCCGTTGCGGTCAGCGGCGTGATCGGTTTTGTCGGCCTGGTGGTGCCGCACCTGATGCGCATGTGGCTGGGAGCCGACCATCGGGTCGCGATCCCCGGCTCGGTGCTGGCCGGCGCGCTGCTCCTGCTGGTTGCCGATACGCTGGCGCGCAGCCTGGTCGCCCCGGCGGAAATGCCGGTCGGCTTATTGACCAGCCTTCTCGGCGCTCCCTGGTTTCTGTGGCTTATCTTTCATCGCGGAGGTGCGCATGGCTGA
- a CDS encoding TonB-dependent hemoglobin/transferrin/lactoferrin family receptor: MPHLPSASLRPSLLALTIASTLPGVAFAATDDITVTATGNARSAFEAPMMVSVIDASAPEKQTASSAADLLRNVPGLTLDGTGRTNGQDVNLRGYDRRGVLVLVDGVRQGTDTGHLNSTFLDPALIKRIEVVRGPSALLYGSGALGGVISYDTVDAKNLLEPGKNSGYRVFGTGATGDHSLGMGASAYGRTDTLDGLVSWSSRDRGDIRQSDGATAPNDESINNMLAKGSWKLDPAQTLSGSLRYYNNAAQEPKNPQTIGADSSNPMTDRSTIQRDAQVGYHIAPEGYDWLDADAKVYWSEARINAQNIDGSGEFRKQTTKGGKLENRTRLFSDTFAAHLLTYGGEYYRQEQDPGGATTGFPDAKIDFSSGWLQDEITLRDLPVTLLGGTRYDNYRGSSDGYNDVDADKWSSRAGLTVSPTDWLMLFGSYAQAFRAPTMGEMYNDAKHFSIGRFYTNYWVPNPNLRPETNETQEFGFGLRFDDLMLANDALEFKASYFDTKAKDYISTTVDFAAATTMSYNVPNAKIWGWDMMAKYSADLFSLDLAYNRTRGKDTDTGEYISSINPDTVTSKLDVPVAQSGFSVGWIGTFVDRSTHISSSYSKQPGYAVNDFYVSYKGQERLKGVTTTLVLGNAFDKAYWSPQGIPQDGRNGKIFVSYQW, translated from the coding sequence ATGCCACACCTGCCTTCCGCATCTTTACGTCCGTCACTTCTGGCGCTGACGATTGCCAGTACCCTGCCAGGCGTCGCGTTCGCCGCCACAGACGACATTACCGTCACCGCCACGGGCAACGCCCGCAGCGCCTTTGAAGCGCCCATGATGGTAAGCGTGATTGACGCCAGCGCGCCGGAGAAACAAACCGCCAGCTCTGCTGCCGACCTGCTGCGTAACGTCCCCGGTCTGACGCTGGACGGCACCGGGCGCACCAACGGACAGGACGTAAATCTGCGCGGCTATGACCGTCGCGGCGTGCTGGTGCTGGTTGACGGCGTGCGCCAGGGAACCGATACCGGCCACCTGAACAGCACCTTCCTCGATCCCGCACTAATCAAACGTATCGAGGTGGTCCGCGGCCCGTCGGCCCTGCTGTACGGCAGCGGCGCGCTGGGCGGCGTGATTTCCTATGACACCGTCGATGCCAAAAATCTGCTCGAACCGGGTAAAAACAGCGGCTACCGCGTGTTTGGAACGGGCGCGACGGGCGATCACAGCCTCGGGATGGGAGCCAGTGCCTACGGCCGCACCGATACGCTGGACGGTCTGGTCTCCTGGTCAAGCCGGGATCGCGGTGATATCCGCCAGAGCGACGGAGCAACCGCGCCTAACGACGAATCCATCAACAACATGCTGGCGAAAGGCAGCTGGAAACTCGACCCGGCCCAGACCCTGAGCGGCTCCCTGCGCTACTACAACAACGCCGCTCAGGAGCCGAAAAACCCGCAAACTATCGGGGCGGACAGCAGTAACCCGATGACCGACCGCTCCACCATCCAGCGCGATGCGCAGGTTGGCTACCACATTGCTCCGGAAGGGTACGACTGGCTGGACGCCGACGCGAAGGTCTACTGGTCCGAAGCGCGCATTAATGCCCAGAACATCGACGGCAGCGGTGAGTTTCGTAAGCAGACCACCAAAGGCGGCAAGTTGGAAAACCGCACCCGCCTGTTCAGCGACACCTTTGCAGCACACCTTCTGACCTACGGCGGGGAATACTACCGTCAGGAGCAGGATCCTGGCGGGGCAACCACCGGCTTCCCGGACGCGAAAATCGACTTCAGCTCCGGCTGGCTACAGGATGAGATAACACTGCGCGATCTGCCCGTGACCCTGCTGGGCGGCACGCGCTACGACAACTACCGCGGCAGCAGCGACGGCTACAACGATGTGGATGCGGATAAGTGGTCATCCCGCGCCGGGTTAACCGTCAGCCCAACCGACTGGCTGATGCTGTTTGGCTCTTACGCGCAGGCCTTCCGCGCGCCGACCATGGGCGAGATGTACAACGACGCCAAACACTTCTCCATTGGCCGCTTCTATACCAACTACTGGGTGCCAAACCCGAACCTGCGCCCGGAAACCAACGAAACGCAGGAGTTTGGTTTTGGCCTGCGCTTTGACGATCTGATGCTTGCCAACGATGCGCTGGAGTTTAAAGCCAGCTATTTCGATACCAAAGCCAAAGACTATATCTCCACCACCGTCGATTTTGCCGCCGCCACCACCATGTCGTACAACGTCCCGAACGCCAAAATCTGGGGTTGGGACATGATGGCAAAATACTCTGCCGACCTCTTCAGCCTCGATCTGGCCTATAACCGCACGCGCGGGAAAGACACCGATACGGGCGAGTACATCTCCAGCATTAACCCGGACACCGTCACCAGCAAGCTGGACGTTCCGGTGGCGCAAAGCGGGTTCTCCGTCGGCTGGATCGGTACTTTTGTCGATCGCTCAACGCATATCAGCAGCAGCTACAGCAAGCAGCCGGGCTATGCGGTCAACGATTTCTACGTGAGCTACAAAGGCCAGGAGAGGCTAAAAGGCGTGACCACCACGCTGGTGCTGGGCAACGCCTTTGACAAAGCGTACTGGTCACCTCAGGGCATTCCGCAGGACGGTCGTAACGGCAAGATTTTCGTAAGCTATCAGTGGTAA
- the aroH gene encoding 3-deoxy-7-phosphoheptulonate synthase AroH: MNKTDELRTARIDSLVTPAELAQRHPVSAAVAEHVTASRRRIEKILNGEDKRLLVVIGPCSIHDLDAAMDYAKRLQGLRDKHQHRLEIVMRTYFEKPRTVVGWKGLISDPDLNGSYRVNHGIELARKLLLQVNELGVPTATEFLDMVTGQFIADLISWGAIGARTTESQIHREMASALSCPVGFKNGTDGNTRIAVDAIRAARASHMFLSPDKSGHMTIYQTSGNPYGHIIMRGGKKPNYHAQDIAAACETLAEFDLPEHLVVDFSHGNCQKQHRRQLDVCDEICQQIRSGSTAVAGIMAESFIKEGTQKIVAGQQMVYGQSITDPCLSWEDSELLLDKLASAVDTRF; the protein is encoded by the coding sequence ATGAATAAAACCGATGAACTCCGCACTGCGCGCATTGACAGCCTGGTCACGCCGGCTGAACTGGCACAGCGGCACCCCGTTTCCGCCGCCGTCGCGGAACACGTGACGGCATCCCGCCGCCGCATTGAAAAAATCCTGAATGGTGAAGACAAACGTCTTCTGGTGGTGATTGGGCCTTGCTCCATCCACGATCTGGATGCCGCGATGGATTATGCGAAACGACTTCAGGGACTGCGGGATAAGCACCAGCATCGCCTTGAGATCGTGATGCGTACCTACTTTGAAAAACCGCGGACCGTGGTGGGCTGGAAAGGCCTGATTTCCGATCCTGATCTCAACGGCAGCTATCGCGTTAACCACGGTATCGAGCTGGCGCGGAAGCTGCTTTTACAGGTCAACGAGCTGGGCGTTCCGACGGCGACCGAGTTTCTCGATATGGTGACCGGCCAGTTTATCGCCGATCTGATAAGCTGGGGCGCGATTGGCGCGCGCACGACCGAAAGCCAGATCCACCGTGAGATGGCCTCCGCCCTCTCCTGCCCGGTCGGCTTCAAAAACGGGACCGATGGCAACACCCGTATCGCGGTTGATGCCATCCGCGCTGCCCGCGCCAGCCACATGTTCCTGTCGCCGGACAAAAGCGGTCATATGACCATCTACCAGACCAGCGGTAACCCTTACGGCCATATCATTATGCGCGGCGGGAAGAAACCCAATTACCATGCGCAAGATATTGCGGCGGCCTGTGAAACGCTGGCCGAGTTCGACCTGCCGGAACATCTGGTGGTGGATTTCAGCCACGGCAACTGCCAGAAACAGCATCGCCGCCAGCTGGACGTCTGCGATGAGATCTGCCAGCAGATCCGCAGCGGTTCAACCGCCGTTGCAGGGATTATGGCCGAGAGTTTCATCAAGGAAGGCACGCAGAAAATCGTTGCCGGACAGCAGATGGTTTACGGCCAGTCGATCACCGACCCGTGCCTGAGCTGGGAAGACAGCGAACTGCTGTTGGATAAGCTGGCGTCTGCGGTCGATACGCGCTTCTGA
- a CDS encoding hemin ABC transporter substrate-binding protein has product MKRWLALLSALPLLALAATQEKIVTLGGDVTEIVYALGAASSLVARDSTSQWPQAANSLPDVGYLRQLNAEGILSMRPTLVLASAQAQPSLALKQVEQSHVRVIAVPASNDLNVIDEKVRIVAEATHREAEGEVLRNTLRQALSALPASPLNKRVLFILNHGGMTAMAAGQQTGADAAIRAAGLQNAMQGFTRYQPLSQEGTIASRPDLVVISQDGLNALGGEANLWTLPGLAQTPAGRNKQVLAIDDMALLGFSVRTPEAIQQLRAKAELLP; this is encoded by the coding sequence ATGAAACGGTGGCTTGCCCTGCTCAGCGCCCTGCCCCTGCTGGCGCTTGCTGCAACGCAGGAGAAAATCGTTACCCTCGGCGGCGACGTCACCGAGATTGTCTACGCCCTCGGCGCGGCGTCTTCGCTGGTGGCGCGCGACAGCACCAGCCAGTGGCCGCAGGCAGCGAATTCGCTGCCTGACGTGGGCTATCTGCGCCAGCTCAATGCGGAAGGGATCTTATCCATGCGCCCCACGCTGGTGCTGGCCAGCGCTCAGGCGCAGCCGTCTCTGGCGCTAAAGCAGGTTGAGCAAAGCCACGTCAGGGTAATCGCTGTTCCCGCCAGTAACGACCTGAACGTCATTGACGAAAAGGTGCGGATCGTTGCTGAAGCGACGCACCGCGAGGCCGAGGGGGAGGTCCTGCGCAACACGCTGCGTCAGGCGCTGTCGGCGCTTCCCGCGTCGCCGCTCAATAAGCGGGTGCTGTTTATTCTCAACCACGGCGGGATGACCGCCATGGCCGCCGGACAACAGACCGGCGCGGATGCTGCCATTCGTGCGGCGGGGCTGCAGAACGCGATGCAGGGGTTTACCCGCTATCAGCCGCTGTCTCAGGAAGGCACGATCGCCAGCCGACCCGATCTGGTGGTGATTTCTCAGGACGGTCTCAACGCACTGGGCGGTGAAGCAAATCTGTGGACGCTGCCCGGCCTGGCGCAAACCCCGGCGGGACGGAACAAGCAGGTGCTGGCGATTGACGATATGGCGCTGCTGGGCTTCAGCGTGCGAACGCCGGAAGCCATCCAGCAGCTGCGTGCCAAAGCGGAGCTGCTGCCCTGA
- the chuS gene encoding ChuX/HutX family heme-like substrate-binding protein produces the protein MNHYTRWLELKEANPGKYARDVAGLMNISEAELTFARVGHDAWRLRGEIREILGALEAVGETKCICRNEYAVHEQVGDFTNQHLNGHAGLVLNPRALDLRLFLNQWASAFHISEATARGERQSIQFFDHQGDALLKVYATDNTDVSAWGDVLTRFIYADNPQLELKAADTPAHAESADAALVDNEWRAMTDVHQFFSLLKRHNLSRQQAFRLVGDDLACRVENTALAQLLETARRDGNEIMVFVGNRGCVQIFTGAVEKLVPMKGWLNIFNPTFTLHLLEGSIAETWVTRKPTADGHVTSLELFAADGTQIAQLYGQRTEGEPEQSQWRSQIDALTAKGLAA, from the coding sequence ATGAATCACTACACGCGCTGGCTTGAGCTAAAAGAAGCCAATCCGGGTAAGTACGCGCGCGACGTCGCGGGGTTAATGAACATCAGTGAAGCAGAGCTGACCTTTGCCCGCGTGGGTCACGACGCCTGGCGACTGCGCGGTGAAATCCGCGAGATCCTGGGCGCGCTGGAGGCGGTGGGCGAAACCAAATGTATCTGCCGCAACGAATACGCCGTTCACGAACAGGTAGGGGACTTCACCAACCAGCACCTGAACGGCCACGCCGGGCTGGTGCTGAACCCGCGCGCGCTGGATCTGCGCCTGTTCCTCAACCAGTGGGCGAGCGCGTTTCATATCAGTGAAGCCACCGCCCGCGGCGAGCGGCAGAGCATTCAGTTCTTCGACCACCAGGGCGATGCCCTGCTGAAGGTCTACGCCACGGATAACACCGACGTTTCCGCCTGGGGCGACGTGCTGACCCGCTTTATCTATGCTGACAACCCGCAGCTTGAACTGAAGGCTGCCGATACCCCGGCTCACGCAGAAAGCGCGGATGCTGCTCTCGTGGATAACGAGTGGCGCGCCATGACCGACGTTCATCAGTTCTTCAGCCTGCTCAAGCGCCATAACCTCAGCCGCCAGCAGGCGTTTCGCCTGGTGGGTGACGATCTAGCCTGCCGGGTAGAAAATACCGCGCTGGCGCAGCTCCTGGAGACGGCGCGCCGGGACGGTAACGAAATCATGGTCTTCGTCGGCAACCGCGGCTGCGTGCAGATTTTCACCGGCGCGGTGGAAAAGCTGGTGCCGATGAAAGGCTGGCTGAACATCTTTAACCCAACCTTTACCCTGCATCTGCTTGAAGGATCCATTGCGGAAACGTGGGTCACGCGCAAGCCGACGGCTGACGGGCATGTCACCAGCCTGGAGCTGTTTGCCGCCGATGGAACGCAAATCGCCCAGCTGTACGGCCAGCGTACGGAAGGCGAGCCGGAGCAGAGCCAGTGGCGCAGCCAGATTGACGCCTTAACGGCGAAAGGGCTGGCCGCATGA
- a CDS encoding heme ABC transporter ATP-binding protein: MAERYCAENLVFRAGQRTLINDVSLTLSQGELVALIGPNGAGKSTLLRLLTGYLKPEGGRCSLAGTPLGAWQPDRLSRYRAVMRQNTQLGFDWPVEAVVGMGRAPWTRTPEASVIEEVMAVTGCLPLAGRQFAALSGGEQQRIQLARALAQLWCDGAPRGWLFLDEPTSALDLYHQQHLLRLLNSLTRREHLHVCAVLHDLNLAALWADRILLLHGGRIVSQGEPETVLQADALARWYGAQVIVGRHPAHAAPQVFLAP; the protein is encoded by the coding sequence ATGGCTGAACGCTATTGCGCAGAAAACCTTGTTTTCCGCGCCGGGCAGCGCACGCTGATTAACGACGTGTCGCTGACCTTATCTCAGGGCGAGCTGGTGGCACTGATTGGCCCCAACGGAGCCGGGAAATCAACGCTGTTGCGGCTCCTGACCGGTTACCTTAAACCTGAGGGCGGACGGTGCAGCCTGGCGGGCACACCGCTTGGGGCCTGGCAGCCGGACAGGCTCTCCCGCTACCGGGCGGTAATGCGCCAGAACACGCAGCTCGGATTTGACTGGCCGGTTGAGGCGGTCGTCGGTATGGGGCGTGCGCCCTGGACCCGCACGCCTGAAGCGTCGGTTATTGAGGAGGTCATGGCCGTCACCGGCTGTTTACCGCTGGCGGGCAGGCAGTTTGCCGCGCTCTCCGGCGGCGAGCAGCAGCGCATCCAGCTCGCCCGCGCGCTGGCTCAGCTCTGGTGCGACGGCGCGCCGCGCGGCTGGCTGTTCCTTGATGAACCCACGTCTGCGCTGGATCTCTATCACCAGCAGCATCTGCTGCGCCTGCTGAACTCCCTGACCCGTCGGGAACATCTGCACGTTTGCGCGGTGCTGCACGACCTTAATCTGGCGGCGCTGTGGGCGGACCGCATCCTGCTTCTGCATGGCGGCAGAATCGTGTCCCAGGGAGAACCGGAAACCGTTTTACAGGCCGATGCGCTGGCGCGCTGGTACGGCGCGCAGGTTATCGTCGGCAGGCATCCGGCTCACGCCGCGCCGCAGGTTTTTCTCGCCCCCTGA
- a CDS encoding LysR family transcriptional regulator, protein MRMSVKQLRAFLAVAHTLNFAHASERLNLSQPALSLTIKALEDALGGPLLQRSTRKVALTQEGETFLPMARQLLADWDNVEEAMHQCFTLQRGKISVAAMPSFAANVLPEVLKAFRDRHAGINVTVHDVINEQVIEMVREGRVEMGIAFEPAPTHNLLFTPLGLDRFVAIVPKDSSLAGKKRLTWEELLTLDFITLQRPSAVRLMMEEELARSGRKLDVALESHQLVTVGRMVASGLGGSAVPALCEAQMTALGAVCIPLDNPPIEKCIGAIHPGHTQLSKAAHALLETLKDFYQPNQGARKTCGAA, encoded by the coding sequence ATGAGAATGAGTGTCAAACAGTTACGCGCGTTTTTAGCGGTAGCTCACACTCTCAATTTCGCGCACGCCAGCGAACGGCTGAATCTTTCCCAGCCGGCCCTGAGCCTGACGATTAAAGCGCTGGAGGACGCGCTCGGCGGACCGCTGCTGCAGCGCAGCACGCGCAAGGTGGCTCTGACGCAGGAGGGCGAGACGTTTTTGCCGATGGCGCGCCAGCTGCTTGCCGACTGGGATAACGTCGAAGAGGCGATGCACCAGTGCTTTACCCTGCAGCGCGGTAAAATCTCGGTCGCGGCCATGCCGTCGTTTGCCGCGAATGTCCTGCCCGAGGTGCTAAAAGCGTTTCGCGATCGTCATGCCGGAATCAACGTCACCGTGCATGATGTTATTAACGAGCAGGTGATCGAGATGGTGCGGGAAGGGCGGGTTGAGATGGGCATCGCCTTTGAACCCGCGCCGACGCACAACCTGCTGTTTACCCCGCTGGGGCTCGACAGGTTTGTTGCCATAGTGCCGAAAGATTCCTCGCTGGCGGGCAAGAAGCGCCTGACATGGGAGGAACTGCTGACGCTGGATTTCATCACCCTGCAGCGCCCTTCGGCGGTACGTCTGATGATGGAGGAGGAGCTGGCGCGAAGCGGCAGGAAGCTGGACGTGGCGCTGGAGAGTCATCAGCTGGTGACGGTCGGGCGAATGGTTGCGAGCGGGCTGGGCGGGAGTGCCGTCCCGGCGCTCTGCGAGGCGCAGATGACGGCGCTGGGCGCGGTCTGTATTCCGCTTGATAACCCGCCGATAGAAAAGTGTATTGGAGCGATCCATCCAGGACACACGCAGCTCTCTAAAGCGGCGCATGCCCTGCTAGAAACCCTGAAAGATTTTTACCAGCCCAATCAGGGGGCGAGAAAAACCTGCGGCGCGGCGTGA
- a CDS encoding pyruvate, water dikinase regulatory protein, with translation MDSAVDRHVFYISDGTAITAEVLGHAVMSQFPVSINSITLPFVENESRAKAVKDQIDAIYQQTGVRPLVFYSIVIPEIRSIILQSEGFCQDIVQALVAPLQSELKLDPTPIAHRTHGLNPGNLTKYDARIAAIDYTLAHDDGISLRNLDQAQVILLGVSRCGKTPTSLYLAMQFGIRAANYPFIADDMDNLVLPAALKPLQHKLFGLTINPERLAAIREERRENSRYASMRQCRMEVSEVEALYRKNQIPWLNSTNYSVEEIATKILDIMGLNRRMY, from the coding sequence ATGGATAGTGCTGTCGATCGCCACGTTTTTTATATTTCTGATGGTACGGCAATCACCGCCGAGGTGCTGGGCCACGCGGTGATGTCGCAATTTCCCGTTTCGATTAACAGCATCACGCTGCCGTTTGTCGAAAACGAGAGCCGCGCCAAAGCGGTGAAGGACCAGATTGACGCCATCTACCAGCAGACCGGCGTCCGCCCGCTGGTGTTCTACTCGATCGTGATCCCGGAGATTCGCTCTATCATTCTGCAAAGTGAAGGCTTCTGCCAGGATATCGTGCAGGCGCTGGTGGCTCCGCTGCAAAGCGAACTCAAGCTTGACCCAACCCCCATCGCCCACCGTACCCACGGGCTGAACCCCGGCAACCTGACCAAATACGACGCGCGTATCGCCGCCATTGACTACACCCTTGCCCACGACGACGGGATCTCTCTGCGGAATCTCGACCAGGCGCAGGTGATCCTGCTTGGCGTGTCGCGCTGCGGCAAAACCCCGACCAGCCTCTATCTGGCGATGCAGTTTGGCATTCGCGCCGCAAACTACCCGTTTATTGCCGACGACATGGATAACCTGGTGCTGCCTGCCGCCCTCAAGCCGCTGCAGCACAAGCTGTTCGGCCTGACGATCAACCCGGAACGCCTTGCGGCCATCCGCGAAGAGCGCCGCGAGAACAGCCGCTACGCCTCCATGCGCCAGTGCCGGATGGAAGTCTCCGAAGTGGAAGCGTTGTACCGCAAAAACCAGATCCCGTGGCTGAACAGCACCAACTATTCGGTTGAAGAAATTGCCACCAAAATTCTCGACATCATGGGGCTTAATCGCCGCATGTACTAA
- the hemP gene encoding hemin uptake protein HemP, which produces MSRTDNSAATPAKTLTALAPAERRIDSKTLLGDEGRVIIEHDGQRYLLRQTHAGKLILTK; this is translated from the coding sequence ATGTCACGTACGGATAACAGCGCGGCAACGCCAGCAAAAACACTCACAGCACTAGCCCCCGCCGAGCGTCGGATTGACAGCAAAACCCTCCTCGGCGATGAGGGGCGGGTCATTATCGAGCATGATGGCCAGCGCTATCTTCTGCGTCAGACCCATGCCGGAAAACTGATCCTCACAAAATAA